Proteins from a genomic interval of Microcoleus sp. FACHB-831:
- the lptC gene encoding LPS export ABC transporter periplasmic protein LptC, which translates to MFFWNICLNVAIGKVKIKNKKAKIVLSSAFCLFCFTFFSSCGGQNNAQKKGQQDKVATSLDTSLVFNDVTLDQADAQGRPVWKVKAKQANYSSDKKTAVINNPTGDLFQDGKLVMQVTAASGEVQQDGQQVFLKGQVTATDPRNGAVLKGDELEWFPKKDLLIVRNNVRGSHPQLQTEAKEGRYFSRAQQLELLGQIVATTNDPALLEKTIGKTQEGGTPQASPSPSASPIPPGEVVTLQMRTEHLVWQIPQKMAIADSRIQIDRYKGKAMTAQVVADKSEVNLETRTAVLKQNVDLTSLDPPIQIASNLVVWNLNTEIVVSDQPVKLVHRVQNVTVTGNRSQVDLQRKVAFVTGGVQGVVAKNQSKIYANQLTWEMPNQVAQAEGNAIYQQVQPPVQMFGNKVNWNYNNQMVISEQPVRIVDLKEQVTVTGDRAQLDVEKQIAVVNGNAQGSATRNQAKLFANQLRWNIATQQVQADGNVNYRQVDPPLNLKGPAAFGKLQDQTVVVTGNTGDRVVTEIIPSPLPNNR; encoded by the coding sequence ATGTTCTTTTGGAACATTTGCCTAAACGTAGCGATAGGTAAGGTCAAAATTAAAAACAAAAAGGCAAAAATAGTTTTATCTTCTGCATTTTGCCTTTTTTGTTTTACCTTTTTTAGCAGTTGTGGCGGTCAAAACAACGCGCAAAAAAAGGGTCAACAAGATAAGGTTGCGACATCGTTAGATACTAGCTTGGTGTTTAATGATGTAACTTTAGATCAAGCAGATGCACAGGGGCGTCCTGTGTGGAAAGTGAAGGCAAAGCAGGCAAACTACAGTAGCGATAAAAAAACTGCTGTTATTAACAATCCAACTGGAGACTTGTTCCAAGATGGAAAGTTAGTGATGCAGGTTACTGCGGCGAGTGGTGAAGTTCAGCAAGATGGCCAACAGGTATTTTTGAAAGGTCAAGTTACAGCTACCGATCCGCGTAATGGTGCTGTATTAAAGGGAGATGAATTAGAGTGGTTTCCTAAAAAAGATTTGTTGATTGTCCGCAATAATGTGAGGGGAAGCCACCCACAATTACAAACTGAGGCGAAAGAGGGGCGATATTTCAGCCGCGCACAACAGCTAGAATTATTGGGTCAAATTGTGGCGACAACAAATGACCCGGCTCTTTTGGAGAAAACAATAGGAAAGACACAGGAGGGAGGAACTCCCCAAGCATCGCCCTCTCCTTCAGCATCGCCAATTCCGCCTGGTGAAGTTGTAACTTTACAAATGAGGACTGAGCATTTGGTATGGCAGATTCCGCAGAAGATGGCGATCGCGGATAGTCGCATCCAGATTGACCGCTATAAAGGTAAAGCTATGACGGCTCAGGTTGTCGCAGACAAGTCTGAGGTAAACCTAGAAACAAGGACTGCGGTGCTTAAGCAAAATGTCGATTTGACATCGCTAGATCCACCCATCCAAATTGCCAGTAATTTAGTTGTGTGGAACTTAAATACAGAAATCGTGGTGTCAGATCAGCCAGTGAAGCTTGTACATCGGGTGCAAAACGTGACGGTAACAGGGAATCGCTCTCAAGTAGATTTGCAGCGAAAAGTTGCTTTTGTGACTGGCGGGGTTCAGGGTGTTGTTGCTAAGAATCAATCTAAGATTTATGCGAATCAACTAACGTGGGAGATGCCGAATCAGGTAGCTCAAGCGGAAGGAAATGCGATTTATCAACAGGTACAGCCGCCCGTGCAGATGTTTGGTAATAAAGTTAACTGGAATTACAACAACCAAATGGTGATTTCCGAACAGCCTGTGAGGATTGTAGATTTAAAAGAGCAAGTTACAGTAACGGGCGATCGCGCTCAATTAGATGTGGAAAAACAAATTGCTGTTGTTAACGGCAACGCACAGGGTTCAGCTACTAGAAATCAAGCCAAACTATTTGCAAATCAGTTAAGGTGGAATATTGCTACGCAGCAAGTGCAGGCAGATGGCAATGTTAATTATCGACAAGTCGATCCACCTTTGAATTTAAAAGGTCCGGCTGCATTTGGCAAACTACAAGATCAAACAGTTGTCGTTACTGGCAACACTGGTGACAGGGTGGTAACGGAGATTATTCCTAGCCCTTTGCCTAACAATAGATAA
- a CDS encoding NYN domain-containing protein, which produces MLNHFKSDPVFTPEQVLENRGRVAIFIDGSNLFYAALQLGIEIDYTKLLCRLTAGSRLLRSFFYTGVDRTNEKQQGFLLWMRRNGYRVIAKDLVQLPDGSKKANLDVEIAVDMMALVGSYDTAVLVSGDGDLAYAVDAVSYRGVRVEVVSLRSMTSDSLINVSDRYIDLDGIKEDIQKTSRQSYTYRPLSGIGMMDEQEDQ; this is translated from the coding sequence ATGTTGAACCATTTCAAAAGCGATCCCGTATTTACACCAGAGCAAGTTTTAGAAAATCGCGGTAGAGTAGCCATTTTTATCGATGGATCAAATTTGTTTTATGCTGCATTGCAGCTAGGGATAGAAATTGACTACACTAAGCTGCTATGCCGTTTAACAGCTGGTTCGCGGCTGCTGCGCTCTTTCTTCTATACGGGAGTTGACCGCACAAACGAAAAGCAACAGGGCTTTTTGCTGTGGATGCGCCGCAACGGATACCGCGTAATTGCGAAAGATTTAGTGCAGTTACCAGATGGTTCTAAAAAAGCCAACTTAGATGTAGAAATTGCCGTTGATATGATGGCTCTAGTGGGTTCTTATGACACGGCTGTTCTTGTCAGCGGCGATGGCGATTTAGCCTATGCCGTAGACGCTGTTAGCTATCGTGGCGTGCGTGTCGAAGTCGTAAGCCTGCGCTCTATGACTAGCGACAGTTTAATTAACGTGTCAGATCGATATATCGACCTTGACGGTATCAAGGAAGATATCCAAAAAACGTCACGTCAAAGCTACACCTACCGCCCGCTATCGGGTATTGGCATGATGGATGAACAGGAAGATCAATAG